One window from the genome of Pseudanabaena yagii GIHE-NHR1 encodes:
- the ovoA gene encoding 5-histidylcysteine sulfoxide synthase: MKPPNLHDCDRQDILAYCQQAWQIEDQLLKSLINPETFYLNPDPLRNLLIFYLGHSAVFYINKLVRVGLINERINPHFESLFEIGVDPEKPDEIESIFDNLRQADVIEVWAYRQQVYDRISDLINHVAIALPINQEHPLWALMMAIEHQYIHIETSSMLIRQLPVDKLQRPQGWEYAPANGYTRPNEMIEIAGGTVRFGKPQDSNIYGWDIEYGDRTVDVATFQASKYLITNAEFLEFVKDGGYENQDYWHKSAWDWKVQHNVKHPKFWIPDADSYKYRAMFNEIAMPFDFPVEVNHHEAIAYCRWKGNNTRLMTEAEYHLATYGMGLSSSQAEDNSRFNLNLKFASPSPVGYLESAKSPSGLYDLRGNVWEWLNDHLTPLNGYQPHYLYENYSAPYFDNKHNMMAGGSWITSGTEAYPYYRNWFRPNFYQHAGFRIAK, encoded by the coding sequence ATGAAACCTCCCAATTTACATGATTGCGATCGCCAAGATATTCTTGCCTATTGTCAACAGGCTTGGCAAATCGAAGACCAATTGCTGAAAAGTTTAATTAATCCCGAAACTTTCTATCTCAATCCCGACCCTTTACGCAATTTATTGATCTTCTATTTAGGACATTCGGCAGTCTTTTACATCAACAAACTAGTCCGAGTTGGCTTAATTAACGAACGGATCAATCCACATTTTGAAAGCCTCTTTGAAATTGGAGTCGATCCCGAAAAGCCTGATGAAATTGAGAGTATTTTCGATAATTTGCGGCAAGCGGATGTGATAGAAGTATGGGCATATCGTCAGCAGGTCTATGACAGGATCAGCGATTTGATCAATCATGTAGCGATCGCTTTGCCCATTAATCAAGAGCATCCGCTTTGGGCGCTAATGATGGCGATCGAACATCAGTATATTCATATTGAGACCTCATCAATGTTGATTCGCCAATTACCTGTGGATAAGCTGCAACGTCCTCAAGGTTGGGAATATGCGCCAGCGAATGGCTATACCAGACCAAACGAGATGATCGAAATTGCAGGAGGAACGGTGCGCTTCGGTAAGCCCCAAGACTCCAATATCTATGGCTGGGATATTGAATATGGCGATCGCACTGTCGATGTGGCAACTTTTCAAGCGAGTAAATACCTAATTACCAACGCCGAATTTCTCGAATTCGTCAAAGATGGCGGCTATGAAAATCAAGACTATTGGCATAAGTCAGCGTGGGATTGGAAAGTGCAGCATAATGTCAAACATCCTAAATTCTGGATTCCTGACGCTGATAGCTACAAATATCGCGCTATGTTTAATGAAATCGCGATGCCTTTTGATTTTCCTGTGGAGGTAAATCATCACGAAGCGATCGCCTATTGTCGCTGGAAAGGAAACAATACTCGCCTCATGACTGAAGCTGAATATCATCTCGCAACTTATGGTATGGGGCTAAGCTCATCACAGGCTGAGGATAATTCTAGATTTAATCTCAACTTAAAATTCGCTTCACCTAGTCCTGTGGGCTATCTCGAATCAGCAAAAAGTCCATCGGGTCTCTATGATCTGCGGGGTAATGTTTGGGAATGGCTAAACGATCATTTAACACCTCTCAATGGATATCAACCCCATTACCTCTATGAAAACTATTCTGCACCATATTTCGATAATAAGCATAATATGATGGCTGGTGGCTCATGGATTACCAGTGGAACCGAAGCCTATCCCTATTATCGCAACTGGTTCCGTCCAAACTTCTACCAACATGCAGGTTTTAGAATTGCTAAGTAG
- a CDS encoding acyltransferase family protein, with protein sequence MLRFIGLSMIILAHSEPNQLIFQLRNFDVPLIVLLSGASFGLSFKSEPYIQYVWKRIKRLLFPTWIFLTIYFICIKLNPSLLDIDINNLDVLFSTYFLINGSFYTWIIRVFLLVALIAPFIYQWHLNIKKDNYYLTFLFLILLGYEIIKIFTSIYLTGDVGKIINFYVVPYLFYIIPYSVIFALGLRINSMKSKSNYVVLAFSFIVFCGFLLFFGIKEHTFIPTQTYKYPPSIYYFSYAVFISMILWISSHRIWTYISQYLLLKQFILFFARNTLWIYLWHIPIIGILGSHMLKNLHLHFLIKYFSIYVIAVTITFIQVWFIQSFVLPKINNIQMQKNIKTIFTG encoded by the coding sequence TTGCTCCGTTTTATTGGTTTATCAATGATCATTCTTGCTCATTCAGAGCCAAATCAACTGATTTTTCAGTTGCGAAATTTTGATGTGCCTCTAATAGTTCTATTATCAGGCGCATCTTTTGGATTGTCTTTTAAAAGCGAACCTTATATTCAATATGTATGGAAGCGGATAAAAAGACTATTATTTCCAACATGGATATTTTTAACAATTTATTTTATTTGTATAAAACTTAATCCATCATTATTAGATATTGATATTAATAACCTCGATGTGCTATTTAGCACATATTTCTTAATAAATGGTAGTTTTTACACTTGGATAATTAGAGTATTTTTACTAGTTGCACTAATTGCACCATTTATTTATCAATGGCATCTCAATATTAAGAAAGATAACTATTATCTAACTTTTTTATTTTTGATATTGCTGGGATATGAAATTATCAAAATTTTTACATCCATATACTTAACTGGAGATGTAGGTAAAATCATAAATTTTTATGTTGTTCCTTATCTGTTTTACATAATTCCTTATTCCGTAATTTTTGCTTTAGGATTAAGGATCAATTCTATGAAATCTAAAAGTAATTATGTAGTTTTGGCTTTTTCATTTATTGTTTTCTGTGGATTTTTGCTATTTTTTGGAATTAAAGAACATACATTTATCCCCACCCAAACCTATAAATATCCTCCATCTATCTATTACTTTTCTTATGCTGTATTTATTTCCATGATTCTTTGGATATCTAGTCATAGGATTTGGACATATATTTCTCAATATCTATTATTGAAGCAGTTTATTTTATTTTTTGCTCGTAATACTCTGTGGATCTACCTGTGGCATATACCAATAATAGGAATTTTGGGAAGTCATATGTTAAAGAATTTACATTTACACTTTTTGATTAAGTACTTTTCTATTTATGTTATTGCAGTAACCATAACTTTTATTCAAGTTTGGTTTATTCAATCTTTTGTTCTACCCAAGATTAATAACATTCAGATGCAAAAAAATATTAAGACTATATTTACTGGCTAA
- a CDS encoding hybrid sensor histidine kinase/response regulator — MSSILVIDDETYNFDVIQTLLSNQTYKLDYATSGQDALDNLEYYQPDVILLDVMMPKMDGMEVCRRLKSMDAWKHVPIIMVTSLTAKKDIALCLESGADDFISKPVDRIELGARVKSMLRIKQQYDQIKALSKLQENTIHVLQNNMDELCGNLSSSLPHELNTPLNGVFGAIEMVINDHQNMESEEIHEWLSLAKHSIQRLEKLTKKFMEYTKLEIFAINPKIDESRNTYYLDLPTMILIENACAIKANNRLNDLVLDLEDINISMNEKDFVSMINELIENACKFSKSGTPIKVASWAKDDVLHLSISDQGRGMTEDQINRIGAFIQFERRYYEQQGIGLGLKIAKKIVEIYQGKFSISSSYGQGTTINIELPLTTSIL; from the coding sequence ATGTCTTCTATTTTAGTCATTGATGATGAAACCTATAATTTTGATGTTATCCAAACCCTGCTATCTAATCAAACCTATAAATTAGATTATGCAACTAGTGGTCAAGATGCACTTGATAACCTTGAGTATTATCAACCTGATGTAATTTTACTCGATGTGATGATGCCCAAAATGGATGGGATGGAAGTATGCCGTCGCCTCAAATCAATGGATGCATGGAAACATGTGCCGATTATCATGGTCACATCTCTCACCGCCAAGAAAGATATTGCCCTCTGCTTAGAATCAGGAGCAGATGACTTTATCAGCAAGCCCGTCGATCGCATTGAGCTTGGCGCAAGAGTTAAGTCCATGTTGCGGATTAAACAACAATACGATCAAATAAAAGCGCTATCGAAGTTACAAGAAAATACAATTCATGTTCTCCAAAATAATATGGATGAATTATGTGGGAATTTATCTTCCTCGCTTCCCCATGAACTAAATACACCTCTTAATGGAGTATTTGGAGCAATAGAGATGGTCATAAATGACCATCAAAATATGGAATCTGAGGAAATCCATGAATGGTTAAGTCTAGCCAAGCATTCTATTCAAAGGCTAGAAAAATTGACTAAGAAGTTCATGGAATATACAAAATTAGAGATATTTGCTATTAATCCTAAAATTGATGAGAGTAGAAATACATATTATCTAGACCTACCTACAATGATTCTCATTGAAAATGCTTGTGCAATAAAGGCTAATAATCGCTTAAACGATTTAGTTTTAGATCTTGAAGATATAAATATTTCTATGAATGAAAAAGATTTTGTATCTATGATCAATGAATTAATAGAAAATGCGTGTAAATTTTCTAAATCTGGTACTCCAATTAAAGTAGCAAGTTGGGCAAAAGATGATGTGTTACATCTATCTATTTCTGATCAAGGACGGGGAATGACAGAAGATCAAATCAATAGAATTGGTGCTTTTATTCAATTTGAGCGCAGATATTACGAGCAGCAAGGAATCGGACTAGGATTAAAAATAGCCAAGAAAATCGTGGAAATCTATCAAGGGAAATTCTCAATTTCTAGTAGCTATGGTCAAGGGACTACGATTAACATTGAATTACCCTTGACTACTAGTATCCTCTAA